GACCGGCACGTCCTCGCGATCGCGCAAGAACGTGGCGGCGCTTTCGGCGTCGCGAAACACGCGGTATTCGCCCGTCGGCACGTCGGCGTGCCGCAGCAGGTTCTTGCAGAAGACCTTGCTGCCTTCGAGTTCGGCCGCCAGCTTCGAGGGGCCAAACACTTTCAGCCCGGCCGCCACAAAAGCGTCGACAATGCCTTCGACCAGGGGCTGCTCGGGCCCCACGACCGTGAGCCCGACCTTGTTTTCCTTGGCGAACTTGATCAGCCGCGGAAAGTCGTTGGACGGCAGATCGACGTTTTCGGCGTCCTGCGCGGTGCCCGCGTTCCCCGGCGCCACGAAGACCCGTTCGGCCCGGGGGCTCTGGCCGATTTTCCAGGCCAGCGCATGCTCGCGTCCGCCGTTACCGATAATCAAGACGTTCATGGCTGTCCTGGCCGAGGCGAGAAAGGGTCGGCAGACTGTTGCAGCGATCGCAACGCCGCCGTGGCAGACCGTGATTCTAGGAAAGCACCCCCGCAAAAACGAGGGCCTCGCGGTCGCAGCGCGGCCCCCTAGGGCGCCAGTCCCACGGCCGCACGCAACCCGGCCAGCGCTTGGAGATAAGTCTCCAGCGGTAGCCCGTCGACCGTGGCCTGCGCTTCGCACGTCACGCCGTCCACGGCACCGGTGCGGCGGACGATCGTTTCGATCAGCGCGCGCTGCGCGTCGAGATCGCGCTCGGCGAGGGTCGCGGCGCGCCCCAGTTCGGCCGCGAGCCCGACGGCCAGTGCGTAGCCCCCCCAATCGCTCACGCCGCAAACAAGCGTCGCATCGGTCGGCACGCGACAGACCACCTGCCCCGAGGGGCCACGGTCGATGGCTGCGCGCAGTGTCTCCCAAGGAATCGTGCCCGAGCCGAGTTCGTTGCCACCGTCGATCGCCGCGATGGTTCTGGTGGCCGGTGAGTGTCCGGCCGCGCACTCAAACAAGCGGTGGGTCTTGGCCGTGTAGCCGTGAATCGAACGGCCGCGAATGTTGTGGCAGAGGTCGCGATGCTCGACCGGCTCTTCGGCCGCGAACTGTTCTTCGGGCACGGCGCCTTCGCGCGGCTGGCGGCGTATCGAGTCGAGCGTATGACTCGGACCGGGGCGCTCGATGGCGACCAGATGCGTCCACGGCTCGGGCACCGCGTAGAAGCTCTCGACCCAGGCGTCGGTGACCGCGAAGCTGTCGGCCGCGTTCGACGCGCGGGCGTGCGCCTCCGGTCCGCCCGCCTCGAAGGGGAATTCACGCAGCGTTTCGTCCGGCAGCCCCAGCCAGGCGGCGCCGGCCGCCAGCAGCGGCATGCCATAGGCATCGCTCACCAGGGCGACGTCGTAGCCCAGATCGCGGGCGACCGCGGCCAGGTAGAGCGCGCCGGGCGGACCGTCGGTCTCGGCCACCGGTGGGTCGTGCTCGACCACGCAGAATCCGGTCACAATGGCCAATCGCCTGCCGACGGCGAGACTCTCCACGGCGCGTCGCAGATGTCCGCGGCAAAGCGGCTCCCCCTGGTGGCGAAAACTGGCCAGGCCACGGCGAGCCGGATCGCGGATCAACAACTGCTCGCAACGGGCCCAAAAACGCTCGTCGGCCTGGCTCACGGGAAACCGCCGCATCGATCAAAACAAAAGGTTGCCGGCAAACAAGATAACTCGCCCTGCAGCGTGTCGCTCGGCGAATTCGGCGGGCGGATGTTCGACGGGCTGCGCGACGGCTATACTGCTTTGCAAACCCACCTACCGGCCCCCCCGCACAGCGTGTGGATTTGCGGGGAGCAGCCCGGCCCCTGGCCGCCGGCGGCGGCCCCTCGATGGCCCTCCCGGCACGCACGGGACTCACGATTTCCAGGAGGCATTTCCGCGATGGTTCACCGTATTTCGACGGCAGCAGCCGTGTTGACCGCCGTCTGGTTGGGGCTCGTCGCGCCGGCGGCCGCCCAATGGGGTGATTTGACCGGCCGCATCGTGCTCGATGGCCCGGCTCCCGAGCCCAAGCCGATCAACGTCAGCGTCGACATGGAAATGTGCTTGCGCGACAACAACAAGCTGGTCGACGAAGCGCTGATGGTCGGTCCCGAGGGCGGGATCGCGAACGTGCTGGTCTATGTGCGAACCAAGGACGTGAAGATCAATCCGGAGCTGACCGCGAGTCCCGCGCAGCCGCCGGAGATGGACAACGACTTCTGCCGCTTCGTGCCGCGCGTCGTGGGAGTGATGATCAAGCAGCCCATCGTGATCAAGAACTCTGACCCGAAGCCGCACAACGTCAACATCCAACCGCTAGGCGACGCGGCAGCGAGCATCAATCCGCTGCTGTCCCCGAACCAGGAAATCCAACACAAGTTCAACCGGTCGCAGAACATTCCCGTACCCGTCGCGTGCAACATTCATCCCTGGATGAAGGGCTACATCCTCCCGCGCGACAATCCCTACTTCGCCGTGACCGGTGCCGATGGTTCGTTCAAGATCGAAAAACTGCCCACGGGCACCGAATTGGAGTTCCAGTTCTGGCACGAGAACCGGGGCTTTCTCGACACGCCGAAGTGGCCCAAGGGCAAGCTCAAGCTGACGCTGTCGAAGCCCGTCACCGACCTGGGCACCGAGAAGCTTCCGCTCAAGTTGATCGAGCCGAAGAAATAACGCGATGCGCCGTGCACTGCATTCGCTGCTCGCCGCGCTGACCATCGCGTCGTCGCTGGCGGGCTGCCAACAAGCTGCGACGACGGGGGACCCGCTCCCCAACCCGGACGAGGTGCGTAAACTACGCGGCGAAGCGCCGGCGCCGCGCGAGGCGAGCCCAGCCGCAGCGGCGGCGGAAGAATCCAGCGCTGCCGAAGAGTGAACCCGTGGCTGAGCGTGCTGTTTCCATGTTCGCGTCGTCGCGAGTTGTAAATCGCCTGATCTTGGCCGGACTGCTGCTCGTCGCGGTGGGTTGCACGGCGGAGCCGCCCGCACAGTTTCGCCTGAACCGCGAGGGCCAGGATCGCAGCGACACCGAGACCTATACTCCCGCCAAGCTGCAGCACGTGGTGGATTGCCTGACGGCGCTGTTCGGCACGCCGGACGAGCCGTTCGCGTTCGAGGAAACGGCCCTCGACATGGCCAAAGTCCGCCGCGCCGCGGGCCCGGACCGCCGCGAACCGGACGGCCGCTTTGGTGGACTGTTCCGGCGACACTGTTCGCATTGTCACGGCATTACCGGCGACGGGTTCGGCGAAAGTGCACGCCTGCTGAACCCCTACCCGCGCGATTTCCGCCGGGGTGTGTTCAAGTACACCTCGACCTTGGCCGGCCAGAAGCCGACCGATCAGGATCTGCTGGCCGTGCTCTCGGCGGGCATCCCGGGCACGGGAATGCCCTCGTTCGGCACTCTGCCGACCGCAGACCTCGAGGCGCTCGTCGAGTACGTCAAGTTTTTGGCGCTGCGCGGCGAATGCGAAATCCTGATCCAGGACTACGTATTCACCCAGGACGAAACGCTCGATCACGACCTGCTGGTCGACGAGGTCCTGGTGCCGATGGCAGACGGTTGGCAGGCCGCGCGCGACGAGGCCAATTGGATCGTGCCGACCGAGCCGCAGCCCAGCGACACCAGCGCCTCGATTGCCGCAGGCCGCGAGTTGTTTCGCAGCGAGTCGGTCGGCTGCACCAAGTGCCACGGGCCGCAAGGTCGCGGCGACACGCCACAGAAGAACTACGACATCTGGAACGACGCCAAGAAGGACCTTTCACCACAGCACATCGCCGAACGATTCAATCTGCCGCTTCAGGAAATCCGTCCGCGCAACTTGCAGCAGGCCGTCTACCACGGCGGCGGCTCGCCGATCGATCTGTATCGCCGGATCTACGCGGGTATCAAGGGCACGCCGATGCCCGCGCTGGGGCCGTCGCCCGGCACCGATCTGTCGAGCCTGCCGCCGGACAGCAAACTGCTCACGCCGACGCAGATCTGGAACCTGGTTGACTTCGTCTTGTCGCTACCTCAGGAAACGACGGTCGCGACTGCCGCGCCCTAAGCGATGGACTGTAAAGCGTTGCGCTGGCATTTCGCTTTGAAGCGAGCAGAAAAATCGCCGCAAGTCCTTGCGCCGTAAGGAATGCGACAATTTGCCCAGGCTTGACGCTGGGCGTCTTGAAGCCAGAAACTTCAAGGAGTCGCAGGCGGTCTCGACTTACCGCGGGTTGGGCCTGCGCAGCCTTTCGCCCACGCTCGTAAGGTTTTTCTTGCGGCCCCCTTTCACCGCGAACGGCGATTAGGGCCGGGGGGCCTCGCTCCGAGTGATCCCGATGTCGGTCTTGCACACCTGCTGCCGCACCGTTGCGCTTGTCGCCGTGCTCTGGGGCGCAGGCGGCTGCATCCGCTCGGAGCCGGCTGCGTTCAAGCCGTACCTCGAAGGCCGCGACCGCAGCGATGCCGAACGCTATTCGCTGGCGCGGATGGCCGAGTTGGCGCAACATCTCGACGCGGCCTTTGGCACGCCCGACGAACCGAAGCTGCCCCCGGGCACCGATCTCGACCTGGCCCGCCTGCAATCGGCCGCCGGACCCGTTTCCAGCAATCAGCGCGGCGAGCATCGGGGACTGTATCGCGAGCACTGCTCGTCCTGTCATGGCATCACCGGCGAAGGTGCCGGGCCAACGGCCTATTTCCTCACGCCATATCCACGTGACTTTGCCCGCGGCGTGTTCAAGTTCACCTCGACGCAGGTCGGCGATCGGCCGACTCGGGCTGACTTGCGCCGCACGATCGAGCTGGGGATACCAGGCACGGCGATGCCCTCGTTTGGGCTGCTCCCCAGCGCCGATCTCGACGCGCTGGTCGAGTATGTCCGTTATCTGAGTCTGCGCGGCGAATACGCCGCGCTTGCCGCCTCGCAGCTGTTCGACCTCGACGAGTCGTTGCCGAGCGATGGCACCGTGGCCGAACTGCTCGAGCCGCTGGCCGATTCGTGGCGTCAGGCCGAGGAGCCGGCCCGACAGCTGGCCATCGGGGCTGATCGGCCGAAAGATCGCGCTGCCTCGATCGCTGCCGGCCGGGCGCTGTTCCTCGACGCCAACTTTGCCTGCGCGAAGTGCCACGGCCAAGATGCCAACGGGACCGGAGCAACCGGGACCGGGACTGAATCGCACTTCGACATCTGGAACAGCCCCAAGCAAGGGCTGACGACCGCCGCGGTGCTGGCCCGCTTCAACCTGCCGCTCGCCGCGATTCAGCCGCGCAATTTGCGCCAAGGCGTGATGCACGGCGGCAGCCGACCCGAGGATATCTACCGCCGCATCGCCGTCGGTGTGAAGGGCACGCCGATGCCGGGCTACGCGCCGCCTAGCGGCGACCCGGGCGCGGCGAGCGACAAGTTCCTCTCGCCAGCGCAGATCTGGAACCTGGTCGATTACATCCAATCGCTGCGCGTCGGCGCTGCGGAGCTGGCCGCACGATGAACGACCGCCCGGCTCAGCTCGATTCACCTTGGCCGCATCGCCTGG
This portion of the Pirellulales bacterium genome encodes:
- a CDS encoding c-type cytochrome encodes the protein MSVLHTCCRTVALVAVLWGAGGCIRSEPAAFKPYLEGRDRSDAERYSLARMAELAQHLDAAFGTPDEPKLPPGTDLDLARLQSAAGPVSSNQRGEHRGLYREHCSSCHGITGEGAGPTAYFLTPYPRDFARGVFKFTSTQVGDRPTRADLRRTIELGIPGTAMPSFGLLPSADLDALVEYVRYLSLRGEYAALAASQLFDLDESLPSDGTVAELLEPLADSWRQAEEPARQLAIGADRPKDRAASIAAGRALFLDANFACAKCHGQDANGTGATGTGTESHFDIWNSPKQGLTTAAVLARFNLPLAAIQPRNLRQGVMHGGSRPEDIYRRIAVGVKGTPMPGYAPPSGDPGAASDKFLSPAQIWNLVDYIQSLRVGAAELAAR
- a CDS encoding cytochrome c, with protein sequence MFASSRVVNRLILAGLLLVAVGCTAEPPAQFRLNREGQDRSDTETYTPAKLQHVVDCLTALFGTPDEPFAFEETALDMAKVRRAAGPDRREPDGRFGGLFRRHCSHCHGITGDGFGESARLLNPYPRDFRRGVFKYTSTLAGQKPTDQDLLAVLSAGIPGTGMPSFGTLPTADLEALVEYVKFLALRGECEILIQDYVFTQDETLDHDLLVDEVLVPMADGWQAARDEANWIVPTEPQPSDTSASIAAGRELFRSESVGCTKCHGPQGRGDTPQKNYDIWNDAKKDLSPQHIAERFNLPLQEIRPRNLQQAVYHGGGSPIDLYRRIYAGIKGTPMPALGPSPGTDLSSLPPDSKLLTPTQIWNLVDFVLSLPQETTVATAAP
- a CDS encoding DUF4392 domain-containing protein, producing the protein MRRFPVSQADERFWARCEQLLIRDPARRGLASFRHQGEPLCRGHLRRAVESLAVGRRLAIVTGFCVVEHDPPVAETDGPPGALYLAAVARDLGYDVALVSDAYGMPLLAAGAAWLGLPDETLREFPFEAGGPEAHARASNAADSFAVTDAWVESFYAVPEPWTHLVAIERPGPSHTLDSIRRQPREGAVPEEQFAAEEPVEHRDLCHNIRGRSIHGYTAKTHRLFECAAGHSPATRTIAAIDGGNELGSGTIPWETLRAAIDRGPSGQVVCRVPTDATLVCGVSDWGGYALAVGLAAELGRAATLAERDLDAQRALIETIVRRTGAVDGVTCEAQATVDGLPLETYLQALAGLRAAVGLAP